The Enterobacter huaxiensis sequence ACCTCGCATTCGCCCTCTTAATATCCTTTTCGCGCAGGTAAACAAGTTTGAGGACTTGCTTCAGAGGGAATCTCAATTACTGCATAAATATGATGAGCAGGCTGCTCATCCAGAAAGCTTCCAGCGGATTTCCAACTTATCGGGAATTGGTACACAGGTCAAATGGCAATCTTATTTATACAAAAATGTGCTAAAGAGGTCTTATGCACTTGAATATAAACGGTATTTAAGTATTTTTACAAGCATCAAACCCCTCAGAAACAGGCTGCGGAGTGTGATCTGACTCACTATATGAAAGCGGTATTATCGATGTAGCATGCTGAATAGCGCTTTTATGGCAGAAGATTAATCTGGTGCTGGGTGGTAACCCGCATAAAATCACTGTTTTTCGGTCTTGACGCTATAACTTAAAAAAACCATCGGAACATAAGGAAAAGTAATCACGCCAGGCGTGAATGAAATTGCAGTAATCTTGAGTATTTATTCAAATAGATAAAAGCCGTCCAGGGCGATTGATCCAGGTCATCGCCGACTGAGGCTAAAAGTGGCAGGCTTGTCCCCTTTCTCCGGGACGGTCTATCAGATTATGCAGTTACAGAAATTAGTCAATATGTTTGGTGGGGATCTTTTGCAGCGCTATGGGCAAAAGGTTCATAAGCTGACGCTGCACGGCGGGTTTAGCTGCCCGAATCGCGACGGCACCATCGGGCGCGGCGGCTGCACCTTCTGTAACGTGGCCTCCTTTGCCGACGAAGCGCAGCAGCATAACTCCATTGCGGAACAGCTCGCCCATCAGGCCAGCCTGGTGAACCGCGCGAAGCAGTATCTGGCCTATTTCCAGGCCTACACCAGCACGTGGGCAGAGGTGCAGGTGCTGCGCTCCATGTACCAGCAGGCGGTCAGCCAGGCCAATATTGTCGGGCTGTGCGTGGGCACGCGCCCGGACTGCGTGCCGGAAGCGGTGCTGGATTTGCTCAGCGAGTACAAAGAGCAGGGATATGAGATCTGGCTGGAGTTAGGTTTACAGACCGCGCACGACAAAACGCTGCACCGTATTAACCGTGGGCATGATTTTGCCTGTTACCAGCGCACGACGCGCCTGGCCCGCGAGCGCGGGCTAAAAGTCTGCTCGCACCTGATTGTCGGTTTGCCTGGCGAAGGTCAGCAGCACGGGCTGGAAACGCTGGAAAGGGTCGTTGAGACGGGCGTGGACGGCATCAAGCTGCATCCGCTGCACATCGTGAAGGGCAGCATTATGGCCAAAGCCTGGGAAGCGGGGCGGTTAAGCGGCATCGAGCTCGACGAGTACACCGTCACGGCGGGAGAGATGATCCGCCACACGCCGCCGGAAATTGTCTACCACCGTATTTCGGCCAGCGCCCGCCGCCCAACGCTTCTGGCACCGCTGTGGTGCGAGAACCGCTGGACGGGGATGGTGGAAATCGACCGCTATCTGCAGGAGAACGGCGTGCAGGGTTCGGCGCTGGGCCGCCCGTGGATCCCGCGTCTACCGGCGACGGCCGCCTAACAGACTTCCCAGCATGCCGCGTACAATCTGATTCGTGACCTGCCGCGCCGCGCTCTTCGCCATAGTTTGCACCACGCCGTCGCGCTTGCCGCCGCGAGGGCCGGTGGTGCCGAACAGGATGTCTTTTAAACCGCCGAGAATACCGTCGTCCACGGCGACAGACTGCCCCTTAGCGGCAGGTGCATCCTGCGATTCGGTGGTCGCCTGTACGCCTTTTTGCAGCTTCTCAAACGCAGATTCCCGATCTACTTCCTCTTCATACTTCCCGTAAACCGGCGAGTGGTTAATCAGGCCGTTACGTTCATCGTCGGTAACGGGCCCCATGCGCGAGCAGGGGGCGATCACCATGGCGCGCTCCACGATGGAGGGGCTGCCCTTGACGTCCAGGAAGGAGATGAGCGCTTCACCAGTCCCCAGCGCCTGAATAGCGGCTTCGGTATCAAAGGCCGGGTTGGCGCGCATGGTTTGCGCAGCGGCCTTAACGGCCTTCTGATCTTTCGGCGTAAAGGCGCGCAGGGCGTGCTGCACGCGGTTACCGAGCTGGCCGAGCACGTTATCCGGGATATCCGACGGGTTTTGCGACACAAACCAGACGCCAACGCCTTTGGAGCGGATCAGGCGAATAACCTGTTCTATCTTATCCAGCAACACCTGCGGCGCGTCGTTAAACAGCAGGTGCGCTTCGTCAAAGAAGAACACCAGTTTGGGTTTTTCCAGGTCACCCGCTTCGGGCAGCTGTTCGTAAAGTTCAGAGAGCATCCACAGCAGGCTGGCGGCATAGAGCTTCGGCATTTGATAAAGCTTCTCTGAGCTCAGGATGTTGATAATGCCTTTGCCGCTGCTGTCGGTGCGCATCCAGTCTTTGATATCCAGCATCGGCTCGCCGAAGAAGTGCTCGGCACCCTGCTGCTCAAGCGTGAGCAGCCCACGCTGAATGGCCCCCACCGAGGCGCTGCTGATATTGCCGTACTGGTTCTGGAAGGATTTGGCGTTATCACCGATGTACTGGGTAATGGCGCGCAGATCTTTGAAATCAAGCAGCAGCAGTCCCTGGTCGTCGGCAATACGGAAGATGATATTCAGCACGCCGGACTGTACGTCGTTGAGGTTGAGGAGCCGGGCCAGCAGCAGAGGCCCCAGATCGGAGACGGTCGCGCGTACCGGGTGGCCTTTCTCACCAAAGATATCCCACACTACCACCGGATTGTTATGCGGCGTCCAGTCCGTGATGCCAATATTCTTCAGCCGATCGAGCAGTTTTTCAGAGGCCGTGCCTTCCTGCGCTACTCCGGTTAAATCGCCTTTCACATCGGCCATAAATACCGGCACGCCAATCTCAGAAAGCGACTCAGCCAGCTTTTGCAGCGTGACGGTTTTCCCCGTCCCGGTCGCGCCGGTGATCAGTCCGTGGCGGTTCGCCATCGCGGGCAGTAAAAAAAGCTCTTTTTCCAGCGTCCTGGCAATCAACAATGGTGTACTCATGATGCACGTCCTCACTTTGTCCTGGGTGGAGTATAGGCAACCTGGCGGCAATCTGGATGAGTAAATTCCTGAGATTGCGGCGTATTACGCAGCGCGGACTATGCTTTTGCATACGGTTCACACTATTTTGGGAATGTATGTCCAGATTCTTCTTTAACGATCGCAAACAACTGGTCAACGATGCTATTGAAGGCATTCTGATTTCTGCCCCGCACGCTAATCTCGTCAAACTCGATATCGATCCCGCCATCCGCGTCGTTGCGCGTAGCGACTGGGATAAAAGCCGCGTGGCGGTAATCTCCGGTGGCGGTTCCGGTCACGAGCCGGCGCACGCCGGGTTTGTCGGCAAAGGAATGCTTACGGCGGCGGTATGCGGCGACCTGTTTGCCTCGCCGAGCGTGGATGCGGTGCTGAATGCCATTGTGGCGGTGACGGGCGATCGCGGCTGTCTGCTGATTGTTAAAAACTATACCGGCGACCGCCTGAACTTCGGCCTGGCGGCTGAAAAGGCTAAACGTTACGGGCTGAAGGTCGAGATGGTGATTGTCGCAGACGACATCGCGCTGCCGGATAACAAACAGCCGCGCGGTATTGCCGGTACGGCGCTAGTGCATAAGATTGCAGGCTACGCGGCAGAGCAGGGCAAATCATTAAGCGAAGTGCGGGACATTGCGCAACAGGCCTGCGATAACCTCTGGAGCCTGGGCGTTGCGATGCAAACCTGCAACCTGCCGGGCAGCGATGATGAAGAGGGGCGCATCAAGCAAGGCCACGTGGAGCTGGGGTTGGGTATTCACGGCGAGCCGGGGGCCTCCGTCGTGGATACACAAAACAGCAAAGACATTATCGACACGCTGGTCACGCCGCTTAAGGCGCAGGCCGGTGAGGGGCGCTTTGCGGTACTGATTAACAACCTCGGCGGCGTTTCTGCGCTCGAAATGGCGCTCCTGACCAAAGAGCTGGCGCATTCGGCGCTGAAAAAGGACATTGGGTATTTGATTGGCCCGGCGCCTCTGGTGAGCGCGCTGGATATGAAAGGCTTTTCTCTGACGCTGCTGAAGCTCAACGATTTCTTCGAAAAGGCCATTCACGCCGAGGTCGAGACGCTGGGATGGCAGAAGCCCGTGCCGTTTGCATCTTTGCGTACCGTTGCGCATAGCGCTATTCACGATCGCGTGGAATATAGCCCGTCGGAAAACCCGCAGGTGAAGGAGTACGTCTCTTCGGTAACTAAGACGCTCATCCAGCTGGAAAATCGCCTTAACGCGCTGGATGCCAAAGTCGGAGACGGGGATACGGGATCCACCTTTGCGCAAGGCGCGCGGGATATTGCGCAGCGTCTGGAGGAGCATAAGCTCCCGCTTGATAACGTGTCGACGCTGCTGTTGCTGGTGGGCGAGCGTCTGGCCACGGTGATGGGCGGATCGAGCGGCGTGCTGATGTCGATCTTCTTTACCGCCGCCGGGCAAAAGCTTCACGAGGATCGGTCTCTGCCGGAGGCGTTGCTGAGCGGGCTGGCGCAGATGAAACAGTACGGTGGGGCCGATCTCGGCGATCGCACGCTGATCGATGCGCTGCAGCCGGCGCTGGAGGCGTTGCAGAAAGGCGATATCGAAGCAGCGGCGAAGGCCGCACAGCAGGGGGCAGAGGCAACGGCGAAAATGGAGAAAGCCGGCGCGGGGCGCTCGTCGTATGTGAATAAAGAGAATCTGGACGGGGTGATGGACCCGGGGGCGGTCGCGGTGGCAGAGGTGTTTTCTGCACTGGTGCGGTAGGTGAGAAACGCCCGGTGGCGCTGCGCTTACCGGGCCTACAAAATCGGATGTAGGCCGGGTAAGGCGAAGCCGCCACCCGGCAATGTCACATCAAAAATCCGCTTTCAACACCACGCGGTAGCGGGCTTTGCCGTCACGCACGTGCTGGATCGCTTCGTTGATTTTCGACATCGGATACAGCTCGGTGGTCGGTGCCACTTTGGTGCGCCCGGCAAACTTCATCAGCTTGCGCAACTCAAACGGCGTACCGGTCGCGGAGCCTGACACGCTGCGGTCGCCGCCGATCAGGGTAAACGCCGGGACCGGCAGCGGCTTCAGCACTGCGCCAACGGTGTGGAAGTTACCGCCGTGGGCCAGCGCTTCAAAGTACGGCTGCCAGTCGAGGTCGACGTTTACGGTATTGATGATCAGATCAAACTGACCCGCCAGCGCTTTCAGCGCGTCCGGATCGCGGCTGTTCACCACCTTATCCGCACCCATCGCCAGCACTTCTTTCTCTTTAGCCGGATTGGAGCTGAACGCCGTCACTTCGCAGCCCATCGCGTGCAGCAGCTTGATGGCGATATGGCCCAGGCCGCCAATACCAATGACGCCTACGCGGCTGGTGGCGGTGACATGGTGCATCAGCAGCGGTTTAAAGACGGTGATGCCCCCGCACAGCAGCGGCCCTGCGGATTCGATATCAATGCTGTCCGGCAGCGGGATGACCCATTGCCAGTCGGCGCGCAGCTTGTCGGCGAAACCGCCCTTGTTCAGGATAGTTGGCGTTGCGCCTTCAAGGCAGTTGATCTGGTTGCCGCTGATACAGGCGTCACAGTGGCCACAGCTGCGTGCCGTCCAGCCAATGCCCACGCGCTGGCCCACTTTCAGCCCTTTGTCCTGCGCGGCGCTACCGAGCGCTACGACGCGTCCAATGACTTCGTGTCCGGCAACCAGCGGATAGCTGGAGAAGCCCCATTCGTTGTCGATCATCGAGAGATCCGAGTGGCAGATCCCGCAGTAATCAACCTGTACTTCGACGTCTTCTGCTTTTAGTTCGCCCGCATCGTATTCGTACAGCTCAAGTTCTGCACCCGCCTGCGGTGCGGCGTAGCTTTTTATCTTCGACATCGTGTTTCCCCCGTTATGGTGTGAACTGAGAGTGTAGAGCATTCAGTTTACAGCCGCTTAACAGAAGAGGGCAGGAACGAAATTTACAGACTTTTCAGCATCCTGACTTCGCAATCAACGTGGCCGGTACAGCCCAGCGGCGCATCGATATGCTCAAAGCCAAGATGTTCATACAGGGCGATGGCCTCTTTGAGGAAGGCGGTGGTTTCGAGGTAACAGCGTTTGAAACCCTGGTTGCGCGCGTGTTCCAGGGCGACCAGCGCCAGCTTTTTCGCCAGACCCTGTCCGCGAACCGACGGCAGGAAATACATTTTCTGCAGCTCGCAAATATCTGGCTCGCTGCAGCTAAGTGGCGCCACGCCACCGCCGCCCACGACCTTGCCATTCTGCTCGATAACCCAGTAGGCATGGCCCGGCTGGCTGTACAGATGGAAAAGCTCATCGAGATTAGGATCGGCCACGGTATAGCCTTTATCGGCGGTCAGGCCATATTCGGCAGAAACGGTGCGGATCACGGCGGCGATAGCCGGGTTGTCCTGCTCAGTGATCCGACGCATCGTCGTCGCGACGGGTGTAATCACGCTCATAGCATTACTCATTACAAAAATTGACACATAACTGCTGTTAATAGCACCGCAGAAAGGGGAGTGCAAGCGAGGAGTTTTCAGGAAGGTTACCCCTTACGCCCTGAAGCGTAAGGGGTAAAAGCATTACAGCGCCGCGATAACCGCCTGCTGCTCAATCAGCTTGGTCTTCGCATCGGCGAAAGCAACCAGACGCTCACGCTCTTTGGCGATGACCGCCTCCGGCGCGCGGGCGACAAAGCCTTCGTTCGCCAGCTTGCTTTCGATTTTGCCAATTTCCACGTCGACTTTCGCCACTTCTTTCGCCAGACGCGCCAGCTCGGCGTCCTTGTCGATCAGGCCTGCCATCGGGATCAGCAGCTCGGCGCCGTCGATGATTTTAGTCACGGAAACCGGACCTTTGTCATCCGCAGGCAGCACGGTGATGCTTTCCAGACGCGCCATGGTTTTCAGGAAGGTGTTGTTCTCGCTGACGCGACGAACAGCCGCTTCGCTGCACCCGCGAAGCAGCAGCTCCAGCGGTTTGCCAGGGGCGATGTTCATTTCAGCACGGATGTTACGTACCGCAACGATAGCCTGTTTCAGCCACTCGGTATCCGCGGAAGCCGCTTCATCAACCTTAGCCGCATCGAATTCCGGGAACGGCTGCAGCATGATGGTATCGGCGCTGATGCCTGCAATCACCTTCACGCGCTGCCAGATGGTTTCGGTGATGAATGGAATGACCGGATGCGCCAGGCGCAGCAGACCTTCCAGAACGGTAATCAGCGTGTTGCGCGTGCCGCGCAGCTCCGCCTCGGTTCCGCCGTTCATCACCGGCTTCGCCAGCTCCAGATACCAGTCGCAGAACTGGTTCCAGGTGAATTCGTACAGGATGCCCGCAGCGATATCGAAGCGGTAGCTGTCCAGCGCCTCGCGGAACGCTTTCACGGTCTGGTTGAATTCTGCCAGGATCCAGCGGTCCGCCAGAGACAGGGACATTTCGCCGCCGTTGAAGCCGCAATCCTGATCTTCGGTGTTCATCAGCACGAAGCGGCTGGCGTTCCACAGCTTGTTACAGAAGTTACGGTAACCTTCCAGACGCTTCATGTCCCAGTTGATGTCACGGCCGGTAGAGGCCAGCGCCGCCAGGGTGAAACGCAGGGCGTCGGTACCGTGAGACTCAATTCCGTTCGGGAACTGCTTCTCGGTACGCTTACGGATTTTCTCAGCCAGCTGCGGCTGCATCATGTTGCCGGTACGTTTTTCCAGAAGGTCTTCCAGAGAGATACCGTCCACCATGTCCAGCGGGTCAATAACGTTACCCTTGGACTTGGACATCTTCTGGCCTTCGTCGTCGCGGATCAGGCCGGTCATGTAGACGGTATGGAACGGAACCTGCGGCTTGCCGTCTTCATCTTTGATGAAGTGCATGGTCATCATGATCATGCGGGCAATCCAGAAGAAGATGATGTCGAAGCCGGAAACCATCACGCTGGTTGGGTGGAACTGACGCAGCGCGTCGGTGTTTTCTGGCCAGCCGAGGGTGGAGAAGGTCCACAGCGCGGAGGAGAACCAGGTATCCAGCACGTCTTCGTCCTGACGCAGCGCAACGTCCGCGCTCAGGTTATTTTCCTGACGCACTTCGTCTTCGGTGCGGCCAACGTAGACGTTTCCTTCGTTGTCGTACCACGCCGGGATACGGTGACCCCACCACAGCTGACGGGAAATACACCAGTCCTGAATATCACGCATCCAGGAGAAGTACATGTTTTCGTACTGCTTCGGCACAAACTGGATGCTGCCGTTTTCAACGGCTTCAACCGCCGGTTTTGCCAGCACGTCGGCACGCACGTACCACTGGTCGGTCAGCATTGGCTCGATAACTACGCCACCGCGGTCGCCGTACGGCACGGTCAGATCGTGAGGCTTGACCTCTTCCAGCAGGCCGAGTGCATCTACGGCAGCAACGATGGCTTTACGCGCGGCAAAACGCTCCAGCTTCTGGAACTCAGCCGGAATGTCGCTTGAGTAAACGTCAGACTCTTCGCCTTTGGTGTCGTACACTTCTGCGCTTTCGCGGATATCACCGTCAAAGGTCAGAATGTTGATCATCGGCAGGGCGTGACGACGACCGACTTCATAGTCGTTAAAGTCGTGCGCAGGGGTGATTTTTACGCAGCCAGTGCCTTTTTCCATGTCGGCGTGTTCGTCGCCCACAATCGGAATACGGCGGTTCACCAGCGGCAGCACCACGAATTTGCCGATCAGATCTTTATAACGCGGATCTTCCGGGTTAACGGCCACGCCGGTATCGCCCAGCAGGGTTTCCGGACGGGTCGTTGCCACCACCAGGTAGTCTTTACCGTCTGCGGTTTTCGCGCCGTCGGCCAGCGGATAGCGGATGTGCCACATGGAGCCTTTAGACTCGCGGTTTTCCACTTCCAGGTCAGAGATGGCGGTGCGCAGCTTTGGATCCCAGTTTACCAGGCGCTTGCCGCGGTAAATCAGGTCTTCTTTATACAGGCGCACGAAGACTTCTTTCACGGCATTGGACAGGCCTTCATCCATGGTGAAGCGCTCGCGCTCCCAGTCCACGGAGTTGCCGAGGCGGCGCATCTGACGGGTAATGGTGCCGCCGGATTCCGCTTTCCACTGCCAGATTTTGTCGATGAACGCGTCGCGACCGTAGTCGTGGCGGGTTTTACCTTCTTCTGCGGCAATTTTACGCTCAACCACCATCTGGGTCGCGATACCCGCGTGGTCAGTCCCCGCCTGCCACAGGGTGTTTTTACCCTGCATGCGCTGGTAGCGGATCATGGTATCCATGATGGTTTGCTGGAAAGCATGACCCATATGCAAACTGCCGGTGACGTTCGGCGGCGGGATCATGATGCAGAAGGACTCTTTGCTTTCATCGCCGTTAGGCTTGAAATAGCCCTGCTGTTCCCAGTGCTCGTAAAGCGGCTGTTCGATATCGCGTGGGTTATATGTCTTTTCCATTATTTCCAGGTTGCCGTATTCAGGTTAAAACCAGCCAGG is a genomic window containing:
- a CDS encoding TIGR01212 family radical SAM protein (This family includes YhcC from E. coli K-12, an uncharacterized radical SAM protein.), which produces MQLQKLVNMFGGDLLQRYGQKVHKLTLHGGFSCPNRDGTIGRGGCTFCNVASFADEAQQHNSIAEQLAHQASLVNRAKQYLAYFQAYTSTWAEVQVLRSMYQQAVSQANIVGLCVGTRPDCVPEAVLDLLSEYKEQGYEIWLELGLQTAHDKTLHRINRGHDFACYQRTTRLARERGLKVCSHLIVGLPGEGQQHGLETLERVVETGVDGIKLHPLHIVKGSIMAKAWEAGRLSGIELDEYTVTAGEMIRHTPPEIVYHRISASARRPTLLAPLWCENRWTGMVEIDRYLQENGVQGSALGRPWIPRLPATAA
- a CDS encoding helicase HerA-like C-terminal domain-containing protein; this encodes MSTPLLIARTLEKELFLLPAMANRHGLITGATGTGKTVTLQKLAESLSEIGVPVFMADVKGDLTGVAQEGTASEKLLDRLKNIGITDWTPHNNPVVVWDIFGEKGHPVRATVSDLGPLLLARLLNLNDVQSGVLNIIFRIADDQGLLLLDFKDLRAITQYIGDNAKSFQNQYGNISSASVGAIQRGLLTLEQQGAEHFFGEPMLDIKDWMRTDSSGKGIINILSSEKLYQMPKLYAASLLWMLSELYEQLPEAGDLEKPKLVFFFDEAHLLFNDAPQVLLDKIEQVIRLIRSKGVGVWFVSQNPSDIPDNVLGQLGNRVQHALRAFTPKDQKAVKAAAQTMRANPAFDTEAAIQALGTGEALISFLDVKGSPSIVERAMVIAPCSRMGPVTDDERNGLINHSPVYGKYEEEVDRESAFEKLQKGVQATTESQDAPAAKGQSVAVDDGILGGLKDILFGTTGPRGGKRDGVVQTMAKSAARQVTNQIVRGMLGSLLGGRRR
- a CDS encoding glycerone kinase, translating into MSRFFFNDRKQLVNDAIEGILISAPHANLVKLDIDPAIRVVARSDWDKSRVAVISGGGSGHEPAHAGFVGKGMLTAAVCGDLFASPSVDAVLNAIVAVTGDRGCLLIVKNYTGDRLNFGLAAEKAKRYGLKVEMVIVADDIALPDNKQPRGIAGTALVHKIAGYAAEQGKSLSEVRDIAQQACDNLWSLGVAMQTCNLPGSDDEEGRIKQGHVELGLGIHGEPGASVVDTQNSKDIIDTLVTPLKAQAGEGRFAVLINNLGGVSALEMALLTKELAHSALKKDIGYLIGPAPLVSALDMKGFSLTLLKLNDFFEKAIHAEVETLGWQKPVPFASLRTVAHSAIHDRVEYSPSENPQVKEYVSSVTKTLIQLENRLNALDAKVGDGDTGSTFAQGARDIAQRLEEHKLPLDNVSTLLLLVGERLATVMGGSSGVLMSIFFTAAGQKLHEDRSLPEALLSGLAQMKQYGGADLGDRTLIDALQPALEALQKGDIEAAAKAAQQGAEATAKMEKAGAGRSSYVNKENLDGVMDPGAVAVAEVFSALVR
- the ahr gene encoding NADPH-dependent aldehyde reductase Ahr — protein: MSKIKSYAAPQAGAELELYEYDAGELKAEDVEVQVDYCGICHSDLSMIDNEWGFSSYPLVAGHEVIGRVVALGSAAQDKGLKVGQRVGIGWTARSCGHCDACISGNQINCLEGATPTILNKGGFADKLRADWQWVIPLPDSIDIESAGPLLCGGITVFKPLLMHHVTATSRVGVIGIGGLGHIAIKLLHAMGCEVTAFSSNPAKEKEVLAMGADKVVNSRDPDALKALAGQFDLIINTVNVDLDWQPYFEALAHGGNFHTVGAVLKPLPVPAFTLIGGDRSVSGSATGTPFELRKLMKFAGRTKVAPTTELYPMSKINEAIQHVRDGKARYRVVLKADF
- a CDS encoding GNAT family N-acetyltransferase, which gives rise to MSVITPVATTMRRITEQDNPAIAAVIRTVSAEYGLTADKGYTVADPNLDELFHLYSQPGHAYWVIEQNGKVVGGGGVAPLSCSEPDICELQKMYFLPSVRGQGLAKKLALVALEHARNQGFKRCYLETTAFLKEAIALYEHLGFEHIDAPLGCTGHVDCEVRMLKSL
- a CDS encoding valine--tRNA ligase, which translates into the protein MEKTYNPRDIEQPLYEHWEQQGYFKPNGDESKESFCIMIPPPNVTGSLHMGHAFQQTIMDTMIRYQRMQGKNTLWQAGTDHAGIATQMVVERKIAAEEGKTRHDYGRDAFIDKIWQWKAESGGTITRQMRRLGNSVDWERERFTMDEGLSNAVKEVFVRLYKEDLIYRGKRLVNWDPKLRTAISDLEVENRESKGSMWHIRYPLADGAKTADGKDYLVVATTRPETLLGDTGVAVNPEDPRYKDLIGKFVVLPLVNRRIPIVGDEHADMEKGTGCVKITPAHDFNDYEVGRRHALPMINILTFDGDIRESAEVYDTKGEESDVYSSDIPAEFQKLERFAARKAIVAAVDALGLLEEVKPHDLTVPYGDRGGVVIEPMLTDQWYVRADVLAKPAVEAVENGSIQFVPKQYENMYFSWMRDIQDWCISRQLWWGHRIPAWYDNEGNVYVGRTEDEVRQENNLSADVALRQDEDVLDTWFSSALWTFSTLGWPENTDALRQFHPTSVMVSGFDIIFFWIARMIMMTMHFIKDEDGKPQVPFHTVYMTGLIRDDEGQKMSKSKGNVIDPLDMVDGISLEDLLEKRTGNMMQPQLAEKIRKRTEKQFPNGIESHGTDALRFTLAALASTGRDINWDMKRLEGYRNFCNKLWNASRFVLMNTEDQDCGFNGGEMSLSLADRWILAEFNQTVKAFREALDSYRFDIAAGILYEFTWNQFCDWYLELAKPVMNGGTEAELRGTRNTLITVLEGLLRLAHPVIPFITETIWQRVKVIAGISADTIMLQPFPEFDAAKVDEAASADTEWLKQAIVAVRNIRAEMNIAPGKPLELLLRGCSEAAVRRVSENNTFLKTMARLESITVLPADDKGPVSVTKIIDGAELLIPMAGLIDKDAELARLAKEVAKVDVEIGKIESKLANEGFVARAPEAVIAKERERLVAFADAKTKLIEQQAVIAAL